Proteins found in one Homalodisca vitripennis isolate AUS2020 chromosome 4, UT_GWSS_2.1, whole genome shotgun sequence genomic segment:
- the LOC124359739 gene encoding DDB1- and CUL4-associated factor 6-like isoform X2, with translation MKPSRKYKNSIFRHIYEQPYNDRTRLKLYSSAKGNLDFIQRLSLQRSLPVHSGCVNCICWSDTGEFLLSGSDDQHLVISHAYNYKTLTNYKTSHRANIFSAKFLPCSSDRNIVSCSGDGIILFTDLMRPSETRHNQFNCHKGTTYEIATVPNEPHTFLSCGEDYTVRCYDLRIKERCTKDNCDDDVLVFCQRAVTAVSINNVRPYQMAVGCSDSTVRIFDRRMIGTKSSGFLTSGRRPRPFVAFTPPLMEDRSYRITSLAFSPQGEDVLVSYSSEQLYMFSIKDETTVEYEPEVMESDEAMEEEMAKPSSGLPPVRRLRLRGDWSDTGPDARPERDVGQSTDAAQARPTLHATLMQRMTDVLSRMLNDPATRAALSHGGEDDHNEYAEENSRDRPEDASNARNPEYPEAEAPVVAVSIEEIYSDSSSQLETPSADVVTGSSQVRWSPPIASPTPTPAEDTVMLPSFESSFVAVKPSPPSDSQPSTSTPASTSTSTPASSSTSAPNSSSSGDNLNTITDQLSTMRHGFIERHGTEPVVNLMYSDKGSTASRISLSVADEVNRETVPQPQEEAAGPSSPDDRLCTSANSSLQVNQGSPLAAPMSDDDEDFVMDSDDNMDSSRSPPPHPPPSQQQQASPRRDNRSDLRKRPGVHRSMEEELRFLRSVTCMDDRVKVRKPAVKQKYTGHRNARTMIKEATFWGEEFVLSGSDCGHVFIWERETARLVMLLQADHHVVNCLQPHPFLPVLATSGIDYDIKLWAPLQPEPSFNQEMAEELVKRNEVMLEETKDTITVPASFMIRMLACLNQIRRGGRSRMRHSDGGPDQPID, from the exons ATGAAACCATctcgaaaatataaaaacagtatttttagaCACATATATGAACAACCATATAACGATCGTACAAGACTGAAGCTGTACAGCAGTGCTAAAG GAAATTTGGATTTCATTCAGCGGCTGAGCTTGCAGCGCTCACTGCCCGTCCACAGTGGCTGTGTCAACTGTATATGTTGGAGCGACACTGGGGAGTTCCTGTTGTCCGGCTCTGATGATCAGCACCTCGTCATCTCACATGCCTACAACTATAAG ACGTTAACAAATTACAAGACAAGTCACAGAGCAAATATTTTCAGTGCCAAGTTCCTTCCTTGCAGTTCAGATAGAAATATAGTCTCCTGCTCTGGAGATGGCATCATATTATTTACAG ATTTAATGCGACCATCCGAGACACGCCACAACCAGTTCAACTGTCACAAAGGCACGACATACGAGATCGCCACCGTTCCCAATGAGCCTCACACGTTCCTGAGCTGCGGAGAGGACTACACTGTCCGCTGCTATGATCTGCGTATCAAAGAGCGTTGCACTAAAGACAATTGTGATGAT GATGTGTTGGTATTCTGTCAGAGAGCTGTCACTGCAGTCTCGATCAACAATGTCCGGCCGTATCAGATGGCAGTGGGTTGTTCTGACAGCACGGTTAGGATATTTGATCGTAGAATGATCGGCACCAAATCTTCCG GTTTCCTAACGTCGGGCCGTAGACCTCGACCATTCGTAGCATTCACGCCGCCTCTCATGGAAGACAGATCGTACCGCATTACGTCTCTTGCCTTCTCACCGCAGGGAGAGGACGTCCTGGTTAGCTACTCATCCGAACAACTATACATGTTTAGCATCAAG GATGAGACTACAGTGGAATATGAGCCTGAGGTGATGGAGAGTGATGAGGCTATGGAGGAGGAGATGGCCAAGCCATCGAGTGGACTGCCACCAGTCAGGCGGCTTAGGCTGCGGGGAGACTGGTCCGACACTGGGCCCGACGCCCGTCCTGAGCGGGATGTAGGCCAGAGCACAG ATGCTGCTCAAGCAAGACCGACACTGCATGCTACGCTGATGCAGCGCATGACCGATGTTCTCTCGAGAATGTTGAATGACCCGGCCACCCGGGCTGCCTTGAGTCATGGTGGAGAGGATGATCACAATGAGTATGCTGAAGAGAATAGTCG TGATCGCCCAGAAGATGCCTCTAATGCAAGAAACCCTGAGTATCCAGAGGCGGAAGCTCCTGTCGTGGCAGTTTCCATTGAGGAAATATACTCAGATTCCAGCTCACAACTG GAAACGCCTTCGGCAGATGTGGTCACTGGATCTTCTCAAGTGCGGTGGTCTCCACCCATAGCCAGTCCCACACCTACACCTGCAGAGGATACTGTGATGCTGCCTTCCTTCGAGTCATCATTTGTGGCTGTAAAACCTTCTCCTCCCTCGGACAGTCAACCCTCCACATCAACCCCTGCCTCCACCTCCACCTCCACACCTGCCTCCTCCTCTACCTCTGCACCCAATTCATCATCTAGTGGAGATAATCTCAACACCATCACAGACCAGTTGTCTACCATGAGACATGGGTTCATTGAGAG GCATGGAACTGAGCCAGTTGTGAATCTCATGTACTCTGACAAGGGCTCCACAGCTTCTCGTATATCCTTGTCTGTCGCAGATGAAGTCAACAGAGAAACAGTGCCTCAACCTCAag AAGAAGCAGCCGGTCCCAGTAGTCCAGATGATAGACTCTGTACCTCAGCAAACAGCTCTCTCCAGGTCAATCAGGGGTCACCTTTAGCAG CTCCCATGTCAGATGACGACGAAGACTTTGTCATGGACTCAGACGACAATATGGACTCATCTCGCTCCCCCCCTCCTCATCCTCCTCCTTCACAACAGCAACAGGCCTCACCAAG GAGAGACAACAGGAGTGATTTGAGGAAACGGCCTGGGGTACACAGGAGTATGGAGGAGGAGTTGAGGTTCCTGCGTTCAGTGACGTGTATGGATGACAGAGTCAAGGTGCGCAAGCCTGCTGTCAAGCAGAAGTACACCGGACACAGGAATGCCAG GACAATGATCAAGGAGGCGACATTCTGGGGAGAGGAGTTTGTGCTGAGTGGATCGGACTGTGGCCACGTGTTCATCTGGGAGCGGGAGACAGCACGGTTGGTGATGCTTCTGCAGGCCGATCACCACGTAGTGAATTGTCTGCAGCCGCACCCGTTCCTGCCTGTACTGGCCACTTCAGGAATCGACTACGACATTAAGCTGTGGGCACCGCTCCAGCCCGAGCCTAGCTTTAACCAGGAGATGGCCGAGGAG CTAGTGAAACGTAACGAGGTGATGCTGGAAGAAACCAAAGACACCATTACAGTTCCTGCCTCTTTTATGATCCGTATGTTGGCCTGCTTAAACCAGATTAGAAGAG
- the LOC124359739 gene encoding DDB1- and CUL4-associated factor 6-like isoform X3: protein MRPSETRHNQFNCHKGTTYEIATVPNEPHTFLSCGEDYTVRCYDLRIKERCTKDNCDDDVLVFCQRAVTAVSINNVRPYQMAVGCSDSTVRIFDRRMIGTKSSGFLTSGRRPRPFVAFTPPLMEDRSYRITSLAFSPQGEDVLVSYSSEQLYMFSIKDETTVEYEPEVMESDEAMEEEMAKPSSGLPPVRRLRLRGDWSDTGPDARPERDVGQSTDAAQARPTLHATLMQRMTDVLSRMLNDPATRAALSHGGEDDHNEYAEENSRDRPEDASNARNPEYPEAEAPVVAVSIEEIYSDSSSQLETPSADVVTGSSQVRWSPPIASPTPTPAEDTVMLPSFESSFVAVKPSPPSDSQPSTSTPASTSTSTPASSSTSAPNSSSSGDNLNTITDQLSTMRHGFIERHGTEPVVNLMYSDKGSTASRISLSVADEVNRETVPQPQAEEAAGPSSPDDRLCTSANSSLQVNQGSPLAAPMSDDDEDFVMDSDDNMDSSRSPPPHPPPSQQQQASPRRDNRSDLRKRPGVHRSMEEELRFLRSVTCMDDRVKVRKPAVKQKYTGHRNARTMIKEATFWGEEFVLSGSDCGHVFIWERETARLVMLLQADHHVVNCLQPHPFLPVLATSGIDYDIKLWAPLQPEPSFNQEMAEELVKRNEVMLEETKDTITVPASFMIRMLACLNQIRRGGRSRMRHSDGGPDQPID, encoded by the exons ATGCGACCATCCGAGACACGCCACAACCAGTTCAACTGTCACAAAGGCACGACATACGAGATCGCCACCGTTCCCAATGAGCCTCACACGTTCCTGAGCTGCGGAGAGGACTACACTGTCCGCTGCTATGATCTGCGTATCAAAGAGCGTTGCACTAAAGACAATTGTGATGAT GATGTGTTGGTATTCTGTCAGAGAGCTGTCACTGCAGTCTCGATCAACAATGTCCGGCCGTATCAGATGGCAGTGGGTTGTTCTGACAGCACGGTTAGGATATTTGATCGTAGAATGATCGGCACCAAATCTTCCG GTTTCCTAACGTCGGGCCGTAGACCTCGACCATTCGTAGCATTCACGCCGCCTCTCATGGAAGACAGATCGTACCGCATTACGTCTCTTGCCTTCTCACCGCAGGGAGAGGACGTCCTGGTTAGCTACTCATCCGAACAACTATACATGTTTAGCATCAAG GATGAGACTACAGTGGAATATGAGCCTGAGGTGATGGAGAGTGATGAGGCTATGGAGGAGGAGATGGCCAAGCCATCGAGTGGACTGCCACCAGTCAGGCGGCTTAGGCTGCGGGGAGACTGGTCCGACACTGGGCCCGACGCCCGTCCTGAGCGGGATGTAGGCCAGAGCACAG ATGCTGCTCAAGCAAGACCGACACTGCATGCTACGCTGATGCAGCGCATGACCGATGTTCTCTCGAGAATGTTGAATGACCCGGCCACCCGGGCTGCCTTGAGTCATGGTGGAGAGGATGATCACAATGAGTATGCTGAAGAGAATAGTCG TGATCGCCCAGAAGATGCCTCTAATGCAAGAAACCCTGAGTATCCAGAGGCGGAAGCTCCTGTCGTGGCAGTTTCCATTGAGGAAATATACTCAGATTCCAGCTCACAACTG GAAACGCCTTCGGCAGATGTGGTCACTGGATCTTCTCAAGTGCGGTGGTCTCCACCCATAGCCAGTCCCACACCTACACCTGCAGAGGATACTGTGATGCTGCCTTCCTTCGAGTCATCATTTGTGGCTGTAAAACCTTCTCCTCCCTCGGACAGTCAACCCTCCACATCAACCCCTGCCTCCACCTCCACCTCCACACCTGCCTCCTCCTCTACCTCTGCACCCAATTCATCATCTAGTGGAGATAATCTCAACACCATCACAGACCAGTTGTCTACCATGAGACATGGGTTCATTGAGAG GCATGGAACTGAGCCAGTTGTGAATCTCATGTACTCTGACAAGGGCTCCACAGCTTCTCGTATATCCTTGTCTGTCGCAGATGAAGTCAACAGAGAAACAGTGCCTCAACCTCAag CAGAAGAAGCAGCCGGTCCCAGTAGTCCAGATGATAGACTCTGTACCTCAGCAAACAGCTCTCTCCAGGTCAATCAGGGGTCACCTTTAGCAG CTCCCATGTCAGATGACGACGAAGACTTTGTCATGGACTCAGACGACAATATGGACTCATCTCGCTCCCCCCCTCCTCATCCTCCTCCTTCACAACAGCAACAGGCCTCACCAAG GAGAGACAACAGGAGTGATTTGAGGAAACGGCCTGGGGTACACAGGAGTATGGAGGAGGAGTTGAGGTTCCTGCGTTCAGTGACGTGTATGGATGACAGAGTCAAGGTGCGCAAGCCTGCTGTCAAGCAGAAGTACACCGGACACAGGAATGCCAG GACAATGATCAAGGAGGCGACATTCTGGGGAGAGGAGTTTGTGCTGAGTGGATCGGACTGTGGCCACGTGTTCATCTGGGAGCGGGAGACAGCACGGTTGGTGATGCTTCTGCAGGCCGATCACCACGTAGTGAATTGTCTGCAGCCGCACCCGTTCCTGCCTGTACTGGCCACTTCAGGAATCGACTACGACATTAAGCTGTGGGCACCGCTCCAGCCCGAGCCTAGCTTTAACCAGGAGATGGCCGAGGAG CTAGTGAAACGTAACGAGGTGATGCTGGAAGAAACCAAAGACACCATTACAGTTCCTGCCTCTTTTATGATCCGTATGTTGGCCTGCTTAAACCAGATTAGAAGAG
- the LOC124359739 gene encoding DDB1- and CUL4-associated factor 6-like isoform X1 codes for MKPSRKYKNSIFRHIYEQPYNDRTRLKLYSSAKGNLDFIQRLSLQRSLPVHSGCVNCICWSDTGEFLLSGSDDQHLVISHAYNYKTLTNYKTSHRANIFSAKFLPCSSDRNIVSCSGDGIILFTDLMRPSETRHNQFNCHKGTTYEIATVPNEPHTFLSCGEDYTVRCYDLRIKERCTKDNCDDDVLVFCQRAVTAVSINNVRPYQMAVGCSDSTVRIFDRRMIGTKSSGFLTSGRRPRPFVAFTPPLMEDRSYRITSLAFSPQGEDVLVSYSSEQLYMFSIKDETTVEYEPEVMESDEAMEEEMAKPSSGLPPVRRLRLRGDWSDTGPDARPERDVGQSTDAAQARPTLHATLMQRMTDVLSRMLNDPATRAALSHGGEDDHNEYAEENSRDRPEDASNARNPEYPEAEAPVVAVSIEEIYSDSSSQLETPSADVVTGSSQVRWSPPIASPTPTPAEDTVMLPSFESSFVAVKPSPPSDSQPSTSTPASTSTSTPASSSTSAPNSSSSGDNLNTITDQLSTMRHGFIERHGTEPVVNLMYSDKGSTASRISLSVADEVNRETVPQPQAEEAAGPSSPDDRLCTSANSSLQVNQGSPLAAPMSDDDEDFVMDSDDNMDSSRSPPPHPPPSQQQQASPRRDNRSDLRKRPGVHRSMEEELRFLRSVTCMDDRVKVRKPAVKQKYTGHRNARTMIKEATFWGEEFVLSGSDCGHVFIWERETARLVMLLQADHHVVNCLQPHPFLPVLATSGIDYDIKLWAPLQPEPSFNQEMAEELVKRNEVMLEETKDTITVPASFMIRMLACLNQIRRGGRSRMRHSDGGPDQPID; via the exons ATGAAACCATctcgaaaatataaaaacagtatttttagaCACATATATGAACAACCATATAACGATCGTACAAGACTGAAGCTGTACAGCAGTGCTAAAG GAAATTTGGATTTCATTCAGCGGCTGAGCTTGCAGCGCTCACTGCCCGTCCACAGTGGCTGTGTCAACTGTATATGTTGGAGCGACACTGGGGAGTTCCTGTTGTCCGGCTCTGATGATCAGCACCTCGTCATCTCACATGCCTACAACTATAAG ACGTTAACAAATTACAAGACAAGTCACAGAGCAAATATTTTCAGTGCCAAGTTCCTTCCTTGCAGTTCAGATAGAAATATAGTCTCCTGCTCTGGAGATGGCATCATATTATTTACAG ATTTAATGCGACCATCCGAGACACGCCACAACCAGTTCAACTGTCACAAAGGCACGACATACGAGATCGCCACCGTTCCCAATGAGCCTCACACGTTCCTGAGCTGCGGAGAGGACTACACTGTCCGCTGCTATGATCTGCGTATCAAAGAGCGTTGCACTAAAGACAATTGTGATGAT GATGTGTTGGTATTCTGTCAGAGAGCTGTCACTGCAGTCTCGATCAACAATGTCCGGCCGTATCAGATGGCAGTGGGTTGTTCTGACAGCACGGTTAGGATATTTGATCGTAGAATGATCGGCACCAAATCTTCCG GTTTCCTAACGTCGGGCCGTAGACCTCGACCATTCGTAGCATTCACGCCGCCTCTCATGGAAGACAGATCGTACCGCATTACGTCTCTTGCCTTCTCACCGCAGGGAGAGGACGTCCTGGTTAGCTACTCATCCGAACAACTATACATGTTTAGCATCAAG GATGAGACTACAGTGGAATATGAGCCTGAGGTGATGGAGAGTGATGAGGCTATGGAGGAGGAGATGGCCAAGCCATCGAGTGGACTGCCACCAGTCAGGCGGCTTAGGCTGCGGGGAGACTGGTCCGACACTGGGCCCGACGCCCGTCCTGAGCGGGATGTAGGCCAGAGCACAG ATGCTGCTCAAGCAAGACCGACACTGCATGCTACGCTGATGCAGCGCATGACCGATGTTCTCTCGAGAATGTTGAATGACCCGGCCACCCGGGCTGCCTTGAGTCATGGTGGAGAGGATGATCACAATGAGTATGCTGAAGAGAATAGTCG TGATCGCCCAGAAGATGCCTCTAATGCAAGAAACCCTGAGTATCCAGAGGCGGAAGCTCCTGTCGTGGCAGTTTCCATTGAGGAAATATACTCAGATTCCAGCTCACAACTG GAAACGCCTTCGGCAGATGTGGTCACTGGATCTTCTCAAGTGCGGTGGTCTCCACCCATAGCCAGTCCCACACCTACACCTGCAGAGGATACTGTGATGCTGCCTTCCTTCGAGTCATCATTTGTGGCTGTAAAACCTTCTCCTCCCTCGGACAGTCAACCCTCCACATCAACCCCTGCCTCCACCTCCACCTCCACACCTGCCTCCTCCTCTACCTCTGCACCCAATTCATCATCTAGTGGAGATAATCTCAACACCATCACAGACCAGTTGTCTACCATGAGACATGGGTTCATTGAGAG GCATGGAACTGAGCCAGTTGTGAATCTCATGTACTCTGACAAGGGCTCCACAGCTTCTCGTATATCCTTGTCTGTCGCAGATGAAGTCAACAGAGAAACAGTGCCTCAACCTCAag CAGAAGAAGCAGCCGGTCCCAGTAGTCCAGATGATAGACTCTGTACCTCAGCAAACAGCTCTCTCCAGGTCAATCAGGGGTCACCTTTAGCAG CTCCCATGTCAGATGACGACGAAGACTTTGTCATGGACTCAGACGACAATATGGACTCATCTCGCTCCCCCCCTCCTCATCCTCCTCCTTCACAACAGCAACAGGCCTCACCAAG GAGAGACAACAGGAGTGATTTGAGGAAACGGCCTGGGGTACACAGGAGTATGGAGGAGGAGTTGAGGTTCCTGCGTTCAGTGACGTGTATGGATGACAGAGTCAAGGTGCGCAAGCCTGCTGTCAAGCAGAAGTACACCGGACACAGGAATGCCAG GACAATGATCAAGGAGGCGACATTCTGGGGAGAGGAGTTTGTGCTGAGTGGATCGGACTGTGGCCACGTGTTCATCTGGGAGCGGGAGACAGCACGGTTGGTGATGCTTCTGCAGGCCGATCACCACGTAGTGAATTGTCTGCAGCCGCACCCGTTCCTGCCTGTACTGGCCACTTCAGGAATCGACTACGACATTAAGCTGTGGGCACCGCTCCAGCCCGAGCCTAGCTTTAACCAGGAGATGGCCGAGGAG CTAGTGAAACGTAACGAGGTGATGCTGGAAGAAACCAAAGACACCATTACAGTTCCTGCCTCTTTTATGATCCGTATGTTGGCCTGCTTAAACCAGATTAGAAGAG